The window ATTTATCTCTAAAACTTTCCTTTCCTGGATGATGTGCTCTTTTATTCCACTTCCATACAGTTTTTCTGCTTATTCCAAGAAATTCAGCAATTTCTTTTGTTTTCTTTCCTGCCTTCTTTGCCATAACCATTATTCTCCTCATTTCTGGAGTAACATGTGACATTTCCCATTCCCTCCTATAAAGAATGGGAAATTGGTTTAAGAAATGTTACCGATCTGTGTTTACTTTACAGCTCAGAAAAACTTAAATTTAACTGTTTGATTAACCAAAAATGAAAAAGATTTATCTTGACCATGCCGCAACAACACCAGTTGATAGAGAAGTTTTAGAGGAAATGTTACCATTTTTTAATGAAAAATTTGGAAATGCATCCAGCTTACATTCTTGGGGAAGAGAGGCAAAAAAGGCAATTGAAGAAGCCCGAGAAAGAGTTGCAAAACTTATAAATGCAGATGCAAGTAGAATAATATTTACTGGTAGTGGAACAGAAAGCGACAACCTTGCAATAAAGGGCATTGCATTTTCTAAAGGAAAAGGACACATAATAACAAGCAAAATAGAGCACCCCGCTGTGCTGGAGACATGCAAATATTTGGAAAAGAAGGGTTTTGAAGTTACCTATCTGCCTGTTGATAATTATGGGCTTGTAAATATTGATGATTTAGAGAATGAAATAAGAGAAGACACAATATTGATTTCAATAATGCATGCAAACAATGAAATTGGAACAATAGAGAATATAGAAGAAATTGGAAAAATAGCAAAGAAAAATGACATAGTTTTTCACACAGATGCTGTCCAAAGCGTTGGAAAAATAGAGGTAGACGCTAAAAAAATTAATGTGGATATGCTATCACTTTCTTCCCATAAAATTTATGGTCCAAAGGGAGTGGGCGGGCTATATATAAGAGAGGGATTAAAAATCGAGCCAATTCTTCACGGCGGCGGGCACGAGGGCGGCCTGCGCTCCTCAACAGAAAATGTGGCGGGAATAGTAGGGTTTGGGAAGGCGTGCGAGCTTGCTGGCAAAAGATGGAGGAGCGATGCAGAAAAGATGAGGAAATTGAGGAACAAAATAATAAAAAATACCCTTGAAATAGAGGAGGCATATCTTACTGGGCATCCTGAAAAAAGGTTGCCAAACAGTGCGAGTTTTTATTTTAAGGGAATAGAAGGAGAAAGCCTTGTTCTTCTTCTTGATTCAAAAGGAATTGCTGCATCAACTGGCTCGGCATGTTCTTCAAAAAAATTACAGCCATCTCATGTGCTTCTTGCAATAGGAATTAAGCCCGAGCATGCTCATGGTTCTTTAAGAATTACTCTTGGAAGGGAAAATGAGGAAGAGGAAATTGATTATTTCCTTGAAATTCTGCCAGAAATTGTTAAAAAACTCAGGGAAATATCACCTCTTTGGAAGAAAAGCTAAGCATAAAATTTCACAATAAACTTTGTTACATCCCTTCTAACATTTTTTCCCTTAATTGCATCTTTTATAAAATGAGAAATTTCTTCCATATCTCTTTCATCCATCCCTATATATGTTGCTTCCGCCACTCCAATTCTACCGATTGAATCTATAAATATATGATTTTTTTCCAAATCTTTAAAAATTTTTTTTATTCTTTCACCTGGCAAATCAATTAATATTTGATGGCTTTCTGTAAAATTTTTTTCCGGAAACTTTATTGGCAAACCATCACTCAAATTTTTTGCTAATGCTCTGGCATTTTTAACAATCTGCTCAGCATATTTTTTTCCATTTTTAATCATTTCTTCAATAACAATTCCAAGGGATGCTATCCTGTGCAAATGAGGATTATCAATAAGAGCAATTCCTCCTTCATAATCAAATTTTAAATATAAAGAAATTTTTTCTGCAATTTCATCATCATTTGTAAGAACTATTCCTCCCTGCGGCCCAGGAAATGATTTATGAGTGGATGCAATCATTACATCCGCTCCTTCTTTAAGCGGCTGCTGGAATTTTCCTCCCGCTATTAAGCCAAGAACATGAGAGGCATCATAAGCTATAACTCCCTCTATTTTTTTTCGCAACTCTTTTAAGGGATGAGGAAAAAGAATTGTTGAAGATGCTATAAGGGTTAGTGGAAAACTATTTTCCTCGAGCTTGCTCTTATCCACTACATAATCTTTTACTGGTAGAGGATAAAACTCTCTTTCAAATTTTTTAAAACCAAATGGATAGCCTCCTTCCTCTTTCGGAATTCCAGCCACCTTGTCCCCCACTTTTGTAAAAGAAAAAATTACAGCGAGATCGCAGATGTTTCCAGATATTGGCTCTATAAAAACATGTTTCGCTCCAAATAATTTTTTAGCCATCCTCTCCGTTTCTTCATATATCTTAATAGCATATCTTGAGCCACCATACAGTTCATTCCCATATCTACCAGCAAGGTCACTTGCTAAGGCAGTTGAAGCAAAACTGCTGAGCCTGTTTTCAGAAGCAAGCAGGTTTATTCCGGATAGCCTATACTGCTCGTGCTTCTTTATTAATTCTTTTATTTTTTCTTCCATAAAAAGTAAATCAAAACAAGTATAATAATAGTGACTATCAATATCAGAACCCATAAGCTGGATGCTCTTTCAGAACATACAATTTTTACTGGAATTTCAACATAGTTTGTTATGTTTCTGTTGGCAGAGGGATAATATGTCAAAATTATTTTTCCATCTTCTTCCCCTGTTTCATTTGCACTTATTCTTATATTTAATGATTTTTTTGAATGAGATGAAACGGAGAATTTTTTTTCATGCATCAGATGTATTTTACTTATATTATCAGTTGTAAGTTCAACATCTACAGCGGAATTGCAGTTATTCGTAATATTCATTATAAATGATATGGTCTCTCCTTTTATAATAGAGATTTTTGAAGGAAATTCAACACCTATCCCTCTATCATAAAAATTCTGCATTACATAGGTTATTAACTCTTCATCACATCCCTTTATAAAGAAGTTTCCGTCAGTATATGCCTTTATTTTCAGCTCATAATCCACAAATCCCTCAACCTCATTTCTTGCAAATAACTCAACTTTTATGCTTTTATTTATTTCCCCTCCATAAAAGCCCTGTGGAGTAATCTTAAAGGAATTTTCTGAAAGGCTTGCAACAAGCCATTCAGGTGCTTCCACTTCCAAAAAAATTTCTATTGATGTAGGGAATAAAAGACCAATTCCCCAGCTGAAATTTATATTTAAATCCTTGTAGATTTTTTCTCCAACAGAGATAGGTGGAAATTCTCCCATCTCCATTTTTATGTCCGAATTTATGAACCCTGCATTTACCACAGGTAGCAATATAACAATTATTGCAACAAATTTTTTCATAAAAATAATATTTTTCTTATATATATCATTTACAATCCTTTTTTAGACATTTCTTCCATCTTTTTCCTTTATATATTATGGTTATTTTCGGACTTTTGCATTTCTCACAGTATTCCTCCTCAAAAAAGACAGTTCCATTTTTTGGGAGGGGATAAACATTGCTACACTTCGGATAATTAGAGCAACCAACAAACCTTCCGTGTTTTGATTTTCTCAATACAAGCTTTCCACCGCATTTAGGGCAATCACCAAAGTAATTCTGTTTCTCCATCGCCATCTTTATTATCCCCCCGATCTCCTCCCTATTTTCACTTAGTATTTCAAAAGCTTTTCTTAACAAATTCTTTGATTCCTCAACAACCTCACTAAAGCTTTTTTTACCTTCCGCTATACAATCCATTTCCTTTTCCAGATGGGCGGTCATTTCTGGCTTTGTTATAATATCCGCTCCTCTTTTTAAAGCATCAACAACCGCAAATGCAGAGGGAGTGGGAAAAATATATTTTCCTCTTATATAATTTCTCTCATATAACTTACTGATTATTTCATGTCTTGTTGATTTTGTACCCAACCCCTTCTTTTCCATTTCAATTATCAAACTTCCCTGAGTATATCTTGCAGGAGGTTTTGTCTCACCTTTTATTTTTTTAATATCCACAATTCTAACCTCCTCTCCCTCAACCAGATCTGGCAAAAACTCTTCCTTTAAATTTGTTTTATATATTTCCATCCAGTTTTTCTCTTTTACTTTTAACCCATTTGCTTTCAAAATTATTTCCCCCACAGCTATTTCAGCATTTTTGATTTCAATTAATGCATTCTTTGCAAGCGTCGCCATGAAACGCCTGGCAATAAGTTCATATATTTTCGCCTGCCTTGCTTGCAGTTTTTTGCAATCAACTGGGTGAATTGGAGGATGATCCTTGCTTTCTTTTTTTCCGCCAACTGGCTTGCTCCTCATAATGCTTTCAAGCTTTTTAACTTCTTCAGGAAAAACCTCTTTCAATTTTTCAATAATGCTTTTAAATGGAAGGGGTGGATAGACTGTGTTATCTGTTCTCGGGTATGAAATCAACCCGTTCATGTATAGCTCTTCAGCTATTTTCATCGCTTCCATTGCAGAGAAACCAATTTTTGATGCTTCACTTAAAAAGGATGTTGTATCAAAAGGAGGAGGAGGAATTTTTTCAACTTCTTTTTTTGAAAAAGATTTTACAATCCCTTTCCCAATTTCTTTTATTTTGGAAAATAATTCATCTGCAATTTTCTCATCATTTATTACCTTTGGATAATCCGCTTTGAATTTTTCACCATCCTTTTCAAATATAACTTCCACCTTCCAGAAAGGTTTTGGAACAAAATTTCTTATCTCATTTTCCCTTTCTACAATAAGAAAAAGAGTTGGCGACTGAACTCTCCCTACAGATAAAAAATCTTTCCCAAGCTGTTTGGATGAAATAGATATAAATCTTGTTAAACTCGCCCCCCATATCAAATCAATGTGTTGCCTTGCCTCTGCTGACTGGGATAAATTATAATCAATTTTTCCTAGATTTTCAAATGATTTTTTTATTTCATAGGGAGTTATCGAACTGAATTTTGCCCTTTTTATTTCAACATTTTCAGGGAGTAAAGATAAAACCTCCGTTCCTATTAATTCACCTTCCCTGTCATAATCAGTTGCGATTATTACTCTCCCAACATCCTTTGCAAGCTTTCTAATTGCATTTGCAATCTTTCTTTCAGATATTTTTTTCACAGGAGCAACATCTACAAGTTTATCTGGTGGAATATTTTGCCAATTTCCATATTCTTCTGGAAAATCAAGATACATTATATGTCCTTTAAGCCCAACAACAATCTTATCATCAAAATAATAATATGGGACACCATAAATATTCCCCTGCTTAGCCTTCCCATCAGACAAAATCTGTGCAATCCTTCTCGCAGCTATATTTTTTTCACATATTACAAGTGTTTTCATCCTAACTCCCTATCCAGCTCCTCCAGAAATTCCATCAACTTCTCCTTCCCCACTTTGGCGCCCGCCGCTATCTGATGGCCACCGCCAACGCCACCCACCTTTTCTGCCGCAGTTTTCATGGATTTTCCTAAATTTATTCCATTTTCTACCATTTTTTCATCTCCTCTCGCGGATATATCAGCGCCACCATTTACTGCAACTGCAACAACTGGCTTACCTTTTTTGAATTTTGGGAAGTATTTTAGCACTAGACCAGCAATTACTCCAGATAAAGGAGCATGATTTACATAAAAATATAAAAAGTTTTTCATCTCATTAACCTCTTTTTTTTCAATCTCTTTCAATTCCTTTCTTATTTCATCTCTATATTTTTCCTGAATCATTCGGGCTTTATCCATAGCATTCTTATCTTTAAAGCAGAGAGCAATTCCAATACCCGCCTCATTCAACCTGGCGCAGGCATCAAGTTTTGAAGCCATGTCATGAAGATTGCCATAATCCTTTCCATAATAATTTATTTTTTTCCATTCAATTTCATCAACATTTTGCTCCATCAATTTTAATGTCAATGCGGAAAAAAATTTTCTTCTTTCATCCTCGCTTAACTCCTCTAATTTTTTTTCAGGTTTTATTGAAATTGAGTTAAAAAAATGGCTTGAATTAAACATAAAATAGGGATCAATTGAGCTTTCTATCATTTCCTTAACACATTCTCCTCTCAACATATATTGCTCTTTCTCAGCAATAAATCCATTTCCTATTCCTTCTTCAACAATCTTTTTATTAAATCCTATAAACTTCTGTTTATCACCTATCATTCCAACGACTGCAAGCTGGGACAGATCAATATTATTTTTATCTATTGCTTTTGCAAACTCATATGCAATGCCTGATGCACTCGCCTCCCTGCTCGCATCTATTCCATAATTTCTTGGATTTATATAAATTATATCTCCTGTGTCCTCATTTTCTATTATATGGTGATCAAGCACTATTACTTCTCCCCTAATTTTTTTCATTTCCTTCAGGTAACTTGTACCTATATCAACGAATATTGTAAGGGGATTTTCTCCTTTTGATATTTCATCAATAAGATTTGGAGAAGTTTTCTTTATTGAGATGTGAAATTTATATCCCAATCTTGCAAGAGATATAGCAACTATACTTGCCGAAGAAATTCCATCTGCATCAACATGCCCTATTATTCTTACAATACTGTCCTTTTTCAATCTATGAATGATGTCCCCCGCATACTTAACTTCTTCTTCCAAATTCATCCATAATCACCTTTATAACAATCAATATAAATGATGCAAAAGCTAAATAAAAGCCTATTCCAAAAGCACCTTCTTTTAATTTTAAAATATCCGAGAATTTCCATATGAGTAATGAGTATGCAATCAAGGATGCTGAAATAGATAAAGAGGAAAAAACAAATTTTTTTAAGAATAGAAAAATAATTGACGCAATTATTGCTAAGAGAGAAAAAATAAGAAATTTTGAGAAAATTGATGGTAGCTGGATGAATTCTCCATAATAATCATTATATTCTATCATCTGGGGAAGAAAGATATAGAGTTTTGTCTGCGAGGAATGCCACCATGGGAGTGCAAATGATAAAGATATAGTTATTGTGGATATTGTTGAGAAATCAAATTTTCTCCTGAATATAAAAATTGCTGAAATTAAAATAAATGGGATATAGGGCCATATTGAGAAATTTCTTGTAATTATCTTAAATTCTTCATCAGTATTTAAAAAAATATCTTTTTTTGCAATCAAATTTTTATTATAAACCTTTATGGTATAGTGTGCGGGAGGTAAAATATTCTGAGAAAATTCATTACCATCTCTCTCATAAAATATTTTTGCATCCATTGGAAAACCTCTCCTATCATAAACCTTTACTTTTATTTCATATTCTACAGGAAAAAAAACAGTAAAAACATCGCTAGAGGGTATTTTAACTTCCTTTCTTACAGTAATATTTTTGTAGTTTATTAAAAAACTATAATTTCCCGATGGTAAATCATAAAATGAATAATATTTATCTTCCTTTTTGCCTTCTATATAAATTTTTTCAATCATCTCATCGCTTGTTAGGATTGGATTTAGAGATATTCCACATGGGAGGGAAAGATTATCTTTTATCATAAATTTTATGCTGTATGTATTTATTTCATATTCCCTTTTCAATCTATAAAAAAGAATAATATTCTCTTCCTTTATTAAAAATCCATTATACAGAACCTGTATCCTATATTTATTCAGCACTGGAAGAAATATTTTTCCGCTACCCAAGATTTCCTCTATTAAATTTCCATTTCTATCAAAAATTTTTATTTTTGCTCCTTCTTCTGATTTAATTTCAACTTTAACTGGTATAGAACAAAAAACATGTATTTTTTCATCTCCATTTAATGAAAAAGCGCTATAACCAATCAATTTTTTTTCTTTTGAAACAGAATAAATTTTTACAACATAATTTGCGGGTGGTAGAGAAAAACTTGCTTTCCTGAAATTCATAACACTTCTTGCAATCGTGGTCTTATTCCATATTTCCACTTCAAGATGAGAAAAATTTATGCCAAAAAATGCTGAAATATAAGAATAAAAAGGAAAGGAATGGCGAAAATGGGATATTATTGTAACATTGTATAAATTTTCATTTCCTCCATATATTTCCGTTTCATAAAAATTCCTATAGCCCGCAAGAATAAAAAAAGAATTTGCTTCCCTGCTTATATTTTCATTTCCTCCATAAAAAAACTCAACTGTTCCATTATAAATTACTCCTTCCTCAATATCCCCCGTTTTTATCCTTCCGACACTAATCCCCCCGCCATCCACCTCAACACCCGGAACTTTTATTTCCTCCTTCACCGCCGCCTTCACCGCATACTCGCCGGGCGAAAAAATGAAGCCATATGCCTTTGATTTGTCATCCATAAAAACCCATGGTTGATCGCCAAGAATTATATTATCCTTTGATGAAAGAATCCATTTATATTCCTTGCTGCTGGGATTTGTTTCTATTTCATATTCCTCCACCCCATTTTTACCATTTAAATGAATATAAGGAAGAATCTCCCCCATATTTAATTCATCTATTGTTTTGCTTCTCGATTTAACAAATAGAATATACGCATATATACCATTATTCTCGGATTTTTCATCCACCCTGCATCTCTCGACGCATTCATGCTTAAGTTGAATAAAAATTCTTTTTTCGTTTGTTGGTGAATAATAATAGGTATATATTGCTCTTGTTTTTATTTTTTCATCATATGAGGAGCTTTCTATTGCAACCTTGGTCATAAGATTTCCATCAACTATAATTTCTTTTGCCAGAAGTTTTTCATCGCTTCCTATTTCTTTTTCTCCTTCATAAAAGAAGGCAAAGGAAAAGATTTGCTCCCAGTTTTTCATTTCAAATCTATCCGCTCCTTCCTTTACCTTTATCACTTTATTACTCATCTCTATCCCTATTATACTTCCCTCCTGGCATATCCCAAAAACAGGCTTTTTTTCCTCTATAACTTCATAATAATTAATTCTTGCATAATAATTTTTTACTGGCTCAACATAGTAAAAAGAATCCTTAATATCAACATGGTCAATATAGCTTATATCAGCAATATTTTCTCCATATTCTACCAAATATTTACCCTTTCCCTGATAAAGAAAAACAATGTTACATGCCTTTATATATTTTTCATCAATTCTCTCCATGCTGTGTATCTGGCTTTCTATTTCCTTTCCATTATAAAAAACTCTTATTGAATGCTTTTTTTCATCTATCGCAATACATGGATTTCTGAATTCAACTCTTACATCAACTGGCTGATAATTGAATTCATCGGGAGCATCAATTCTTATCTCCTCAAAATATTTTGCTTTTGCATTAAATGATAAGAAAGATAGAAGAATAATTGCCGTGCAAAGCAATAATTTTTTCACAACAAAAATATATTTTCTTGTTAATAAAAATTAGCATAACACAAAAAATTATTTTTAGCTCTTATTTTTCTTTTATGATTAAAATAATATGTCTTGGCAGGCTAAAAGAGAGATTTTATTCTGAAGCAGTTGAGGAATATAGAAAAAGAATTGAAAAATTTTTTAGATTTGATATAGTTGAAACTGATGAAATAAAAGATTTTGGAGATTTTAACATATTTTTAGATGAAAATGGTGAGGAAATGAATTCCCAAGAATTTGCAAATTTTTTAAATGATATTCTTCTAAAATATAAAAATGTTTATTTTTTTATAGGTAGTTATAAAGGATTTGAAGAAAAGAAGAATGCGGACTTTACTTTATCTCTCTCAAAAATGACTTTTCCATATCAACTTTGCAGAGTGATTCTCATTGAGCAGATATACAGGGCAATAACAATAATTAAAGGAATAAACTATCAAAAATAATTATCCTATTTTCCTGTTTCTTATTTTATAAAAAATTGATGTCATGAGGAGTATCGCCGAAATTATGAATAAAATTATGCCTAAGTATGGATAATTTTTTATTTCATTTCCTAAAGTTTCTCTTAAAATTTTTGCCCCATCGCTTTTTTCTTCCATATACCTAATCATATAGAGTACCCCAGCTACAAGAAAAGCTATTGAAGAAGAAAGAAGAAGAATTATTTTAGCTCTATCTGGATAAAGAATATTTTTACCTTTTTGAGTGAGGGAGTAATAAATCCATTTCCTCTCGCCTTCTATTTTTTTAACCAATCCAGCCTCACATAGCTTTGATAAATGCTTCAGCACCGCCGGCTTGCTTATACTCATTTCTCTCGCAAGCTCTGAAACAGTCATTTTTCTTTCATCCAACTTTTTTAACAAATTTATCCTTGTATCAGAAGCAAGTGCCATAAAGCTATCTTTTTCAAGAACCACCTTTTCCATCACTATTAAAAAAGAAACAATATATTAATCTTTTATTTTTATTAACCTTTCAGTTTCTCACTAATTCCGCGGGCAGCAAGCAAACCAGTGACTGCAGAGGCAATTATACCCCTCGCCAAGCCAGCACCATCACCAGCGACAAAGAAATTTTTCAGATTTGTTTCCATATTTTTGCTGACTTCAAATCTCATTGAATAGAATTTTATTTCTGGAGCATAAAGAAGGGTTGAATCTTCTGCAACACCAGGTATCACCTTTGCAAGTTTATCAAGCCCCTCTATTATATCTGTTACAATTCTATGGGGCAGTGCCATTGAAATATCTCCAGGTGTAGCATTTTTAAGGGTTGGCTCAACATATGATTTACCTATTCTTTCCCATGTTGATCTCCTTCCCGCTTTAAGGTCACCAAGCCTTTGCAAAATTGGCTTTCTTCCTCCTATAACTGTTGCCATGGATGCAATTGCCATTCCATAAGCAGTGGTATTTTCAACTGGTTCAGTTAATGACAATCTTACAAGAAAAGCAAAATTTGTATTTTCAGATTTTTCATTAAGCGATGAATGACCATTTACAGATATATATTTTCCATAGTCCTCCATCACAACAAAACCATCTGGACATGTGCAGAAAGTTCTAACAAAATCATCATAAGTTTGGGTGTAAATATGGAACTTTGGGTCCCATGCCTTCTCTATAACATCTTCCATGACAACAGATGGAACTTCAACCCTTACACCCAAGTCGAGAGGAGCATATCTTGTTTTTATTCCAAGCTTGTTTGCCTGCTGGCTGAGCCATTCCGCCCCGCTCCGCCCGACCGCTGCTATAAGATATGAGCATTCTATTTTTTCTCCTTCGAGGTGCAATATAAAATTTTTCCTTTTCTCTATTTCCTTAACTTCCTTTTCGAGATAAAATTTAACTCCTTTTGACTCAATCTCTTTTTTAAAGGAACCTATTAAAGACGGCAGTCTATCTGAGCCAATGTGACGCTGAGGAATGGGAATAAAGCGAATTCCATATTGCGATGATATTTTTTCCAAATCCTTCAAATTCTTTCCATAGAGTTTTTTAGGGGCTCCATGCTGTAAAAATTTTTCATCTACTTTTTTTATCAGCTCTTCCGCATTTTGGCAAAATTCATTTAAATTTCCTCCTATATCAGCCCTTAAATTCAGCTTTCCGTCAGATAAACAGCCAGCCCCTCCAACACCGCATAAAATATTGCATGGTTTGCATTTCATGCACTTTGTATATTGCTTGATGGGGCATTTTCTCTCATCTACATCTTTCCCCTTCTCTATTACCAGCACATCCTTTATGCCGTTTTCTGCCAGCTCGCTGGCGGCGAAAAGGCCAGCTGGTCCTGCCCCAATTATTACTACCTTATAATAACCTTTTGGCATTTAGTTCTTTTATAATCTCTTTTATCGCTTCCTCAACCTGCTCAGCTTTTCTTGCTCCAGTGCATACAAGCTTGCCGGATCCAAAAAGGAGTATAACCACTTTTGGCTCCTCCATTCGATAAACTAAGCCAGGAAACTGCTCTGGCTCATATTCTATTTTTTCAAGCCCGACCGCCTGTGCAATTGCTATAAGGTTTAGCTGAGCATGAAGGTTTGCAGATGCAACAATATTCTGTACAGTTATCTCTGGCTCCTTATAAACCCTGAAGCCTGCTCCCTCCACCTTATTGCAAACTTTTTTAATTGCTTTTTCAACATCCTTTATTGTTTTTGCTCCAGTGCATACAACCTTCCCGCTTCTGAAAAGGAGTGCAGCAGTCTTTGGTTCGTCAAGCCTTAAAACTAAGCCAGGAAACTGCTCTGGCTGGTATTCACTCTCCGGTATTGCCTTCTTTAGTTTAGAAAGTTCGAGTTCTTTTGCAATTGTTGTAGAAGCAACAACATTTTCAATTTTCATATCTACATTCATGCGGATATATATAAATGGTGTTTATAAATGTTGGGAAAAGGTTTCAGCTTACAATTAATTATAATCTCGTATTTGTTTTATAAAAAAACAAATATTTCAATCATATTCCGATTTTAACGAGCCAATTCTGTTTCTTAAAACTGCAAGAATACCTGGAATTTCAATCCTACCTTAGTCCGATTTTAACAAATATAATTGGATAAGATACATATTCATTGATATCATTTCAATCCTACCTTAGTCCGATTTTAACAAATCGTTGGATATGATAAATCTTGAGAATTATTCGCATTTCAATCCTACCTTAGTCCGATTTTAACTCGTTGTCCTGTTGTGGGTTGATTAAAAATAATTGAATTTCAATCCTACCTTAGTCCGATTTTAACAAGAATTTCCGTAATAACAATAAAGAGTATAGTTTGATTTCAATCCTACCTTAGTCCGATTTTAACGAAGAGAAATTTTTAAGATTATTCTTAATTCATTATAATTTCAATCCTACCTTAGTCCGATTTTAACACGGGTCTCTTTTCTCTGTATTTCGCAGAGATCCTAATTTCAATCCTACCTTAGTCCGATTTTAACCTCCTTAATGAGTTGTTCATCTCTCTCATGCGGTTTTGATTTCAATCCTACCTTAGTCCGATTTTAACTTAACAAAATAACTCCTGCGGGAAAAGAATTTTTAAATATTTCAATCCTACCTTAGTCCGATTTTAACCGAGGAGATAACGGCCGAGTGGGCTAAATGTAATCAATTTCAATCCTACCTTAGTCCGATTTTAACAAGTGTTTAATGTTGCTGAAAGGGTTAGTAGAGTAGATTTCAATCCTACCTTAGTCCGATTTTAACGAAAGCGCAATACAACGAGGAATGTTTATTTTTATATATTTCAATCCTACCTTAGTCCGATTTTAACCGTATTTGTAAGAAAAGAAAACAGCAACGAAATAGGATTTCAATCCTACCTTAGTCCGATTTTAACCGCATAATTATATATCATCTCCATATGCATATGCTTTATTTCAATCCTACCTTAGTCCGATTTTAACTGGCTATTTAGGAGAGGCAATAAAAAGAGCATTAAGCATTTCAATCCTACCTTAGTCCGA of the Thermoplasmatales archaeon genome contains:
- a CDS encoding TATA-box-binding protein gives rise to the protein MNVDMKIENVVASTTIAKELELSKLKKAIPESEYQPEQFPGLVLRLDEPKTAALLFRSGKVVCTGAKTIKDVEKAIKKVCNKVEGAGFRVYKEPEITVQNIVASANLHAQLNLIAIAQAVGLEKIEYEPEQFPGLVYRMEEPKVVILLFGSGKLVCTGARKAEQVEEAIKEIIKELNAKRLL